In a single window of the Planctomycetota bacterium genome:
- the fucU gene encoding L-fucose mutarotase translates to MLKGISPLLSPDLLATLCRMGHGDEIVLADAHFPGHALGVPVLRADGLPIVPLLEAILPLFELDEYVESPLGMMAVVPGDTEDPAVKQSYLDAAARTIGRAPSVEMVERFAFYDRAKTAFAVVMTGDTAKYANLILRKGVTPV, encoded by the coding sequence ATGCTCAAAGGAATCAGCCCTCTCTTGTCCCCGGACCTTCTGGCGACGCTTTGCCGGATGGGTCACGGCGATGAGATCGTCCTTGCCGATGCACATTTTCCAGGGCACGCACTCGGCGTGCCGGTCCTTCGTGCCGACGGACTGCCGATCGTGCCGCTGCTGGAGGCGATTCTGCCGCTCTTCGAGCTTGACGAGTACGTTGAGTCGCCGCTCGGCATGATGGCCGTCGTGCCAGGCGACACGGAAGACCCGGCCGTCAAGCAGTCGTACCTCGACGCGGCGGCCCGAACGATCGGCCGAGCGCCGAGCGTCGAAATGGTCGAACGGTTCGCGTTCTACGACCGCGCCAAGACCGCCTTTGCCGTCGTGATGACCGGCGATACGGCTAAGTACGCCAACCTGATCCTTCGCAAAGGCGTCACGCCGGTGTGA
- a CDS encoding MFS transporter encodes MDEATEEHAFSTNKPKTTRRTVHEVAPEDRVPTGQKFAYAMGVVSDHFAQFAINAFLMPFFNLALGMSPALIGIAQGIARLWDAINDPLIGSISDHWKGRWGRRRPFIFVGAFAIGIVFPMVWLVPTSWDDRSLMIWLIIALLCYYTAYSLLSVPYESLGIELTPDYQERTNVFTLRSYVVQIFDFGIHWLLPLATFFATGMATEQIAGEPLVEGTEAFAERLKELTQLRLADAIPYLAIGVGAMIVVTGIIPAIFCVERYAGVARTQRSENPLKSIWSLLQNGPFLIAMGSIAIFLFGVTTTGSFGLYVHAYYIYDSDIEAAAYLGGVHSTVNLAFGLVGAAVIHRLSKFIDKKPLLIGCVVVMLLSTLAMIWTYQPGRPWLTLVQRPTLAIASTGFWVLIISMRADVGDWDEFVNGRRREGVIAALGNWLVKLAITLATVAGGVLLEYYIGFDVELRGDQAEGTLPKLKWSFIAIQTAGICVVLVLLMLYPLTRERLQDVRQQLEARRSKV; translated from the coding sequence ATGGACGAGGCGACCGAGGAGCACGCGTTCTCGACAAACAAGCCCAAGACCACCCGTCGGACGGTGCACGAGGTCGCGCCCGAGGACCGCGTCCCAACGGGCCAGAAGTTCGCGTACGCGATGGGTGTCGTCTCCGACCACTTCGCGCAGTTCGCGATCAACGCGTTCCTCATGCCGTTCTTCAACCTCGCGCTGGGCATGTCGCCAGCGCTCATCGGCATTGCCCAGGGCATCGCCAGGCTGTGGGACGCGATCAACGACCCGCTGATCGGATCGATCAGCGATCACTGGAAGGGCCGATGGGGCAGGCGTCGGCCGTTCATCTTCGTCGGGGCGTTCGCGATTGGCATCGTCTTCCCGATGGTCTGGCTCGTTCCGACGAGCTGGGACGACCGGTCGCTGATGATCTGGCTGATCATCGCCCTGCTGTGCTACTACACGGCCTACTCGCTGCTATCGGTGCCGTACGAGTCGCTGGGCATCGAGCTGACGCCCGACTACCAGGAGCGGACCAACGTCTTCACGCTCCGTTCCTACGTCGTTCAGATCTTCGACTTCGGCATCCATTGGCTCCTTCCGCTGGCGACGTTCTTTGCAACCGGCATGGCGACGGAGCAGATCGCGGGCGAGCCACTGGTCGAAGGGACCGAGGCGTTCGCCGAACGACTCAAAGAGCTCACGCAGCTAAGGCTCGCCGACGCGATTCCGTACCTCGCGATCGGCGTGGGTGCGATGATCGTGGTGACGGGCATCATTCCCGCGATTTTCTGCGTCGAGCGATACGCGGGCGTCGCCAGGACGCAGCGGAGTGAGAACCCGCTCAAGAGCATCTGGTCGCTGCTGCAGAACGGCCCGTTCCTCATCGCGATGGGCTCGATCGCGATCTTCCTGTTCGGCGTGACGACGACTGGGTCGTTCGGCCTCTACGTCCACGCGTACTACATCTACGACAGCGACATCGAAGCGGCCGCGTACCTCGGCGGGGTGCACAGCACGGTCAACCTCGCATTCGGCCTCGTCGGTGCTGCTGTCATCCATCGCCTGTCGAAGTTCATCGACAAGAAGCCGCTGCTCATCGGCTGCGTCGTCGTGATGCTGCTGTCGACGCTGGCGATGATCTGGACGTATCAGCCAGGAAGGCCTTGGCTCACGCTCGTGCAACGGCCAACGCTTGCGATTGCGAGCACGGGCTTCTGGGTCTTGATCATCTCAATGCGTGCCGACGTCGGCGACTGGGACGAGTTCGTCAACGGGCGACGGCGTGAGGGCGTCATCGCGGCACTGGGCAACTGGCTGGTCAAGCTCGCGATCACGCTGGCGACCGTCGCAGGTGGTGTCTTGCTCGAGTACTACATCGGCTTCGACGTTGAGCTTCGCGGCGATCAGGCGGAGGGAACCCTGCCGAAGCTGAAGTGGTCGTTCATCGCCATCCAGACGGCTGGCATCTGCGTCGTGCTGGTGCTGCTCATGCTCTATCCGCTGACACGCGAGCGGCTGCAGGACGTTCGCCAGCAACTCGAGGCCCGGCGATCGAAGGTGTGA
- a CDS encoding adenylyltransferase/cytidyltransferase family protein codes for MNDSCSAAFDGFTAANVRPIDLAAQAAGGPITLRLWTDALVAKVTGALAKFPFDERRYVAEALDAVESVVAVDDANDAVSSVGQLEIPDPPTCPADPAGKKVLVTGCYDLMHSGHIRFFEEASAFGDLYVVVGHDANIKLLKGNDRPLVSDRERCYLCNAVRNVKLALVSSGHGWLDAAPEIERLRPDIYLVNEDGDNDEKRDFCAQAGLEYVVLPRTPPPGLTPRSSTQLRSTMSR; via the coding sequence ATGAACGACTCCTGCTCCGCTGCGTTCGACGGGTTCACCGCTGCGAACGTTCGACCGATCGACCTCGCAGCCCAGGCCGCAGGTGGGCCGATCACGCTGCGGCTTTGGACGGATGCGCTCGTTGCCAAGGTCACCGGCGCTCTTGCGAAGTTTCCATTCGATGAACGGCGGTACGTTGCGGAGGCGTTGGACGCCGTCGAGTCGGTTGTTGCCGTCGATGATGCGAACGATGCCGTGTCGTCCGTCGGCCAGCTGGAGATCCCGGATCCGCCAACGTGCCCTGCGGATCCGGCCGGGAAAAAGGTGCTCGTGACCGGCTGCTACGACCTCATGCATAGCGGCCACATCCGGTTCTTCGAAGAGGCGTCCGCCTTCGGCGATCTGTACGTGGTCGTCGGGCACGACGCGAACATCAAGCTGCTCAAGGGAAACGATCGGCCGCTCGTGAGCGATCGAGAGCGTTGCTATCTCTGCAACGCCGTGCGCAACGTGAAGCTCGCTCTGGTCAGCTCCGGCCACGGTTGGCTTGACGCCGCACCCGAGATCGAGCGGCTTCGCCCGGACATCTACCTCGTCAACGAAGACGGCGACAACGACGAGAAGCGCGATTTCTGCGCTCAGGCAGGGCTGGAGTACGTCGTCCTGCCACGGACACCGCCGCCCGGTCTGACGCCGCGTAGCAGCACGCAGCTCCGGTCGACGATGAGCCGGTAG
- a CDS encoding NAD-dependent epimerase/dehydratase family protein, with amino-acid sequence MLIDPPQLDNRADREDLLVVTGAGGFIGGALVRYLRDLGFKRIRAVDKKPVARWYQRTAGVEELCVDLFDRRNCEVACRDAAEVYNLAADMGGMGFIERFRVECLRSVLINTHLTEAAYEAGVGRYFFSSSACAYNTELQKDPQVRALKEEDAYPAMAERGYGWEKLFSEMVCQEYTSERGMFTAIARFHNVYGPLGTWDGGREKAPAAICRKVIDAKHGGEKEITIWGSGKQTRSFMYIDDCVAGIDRIMHADNLNAVPVNLGSSKLVSINELVDEAERIGGIDLKRNYDLDAPQGVAGRNSDNTFIKEKIGWEPTITLADGLKETFNWIESQYVARKRGERVVADESRMGGH; translated from the coding sequence ATGCTTATCGACCCACCCCAACTCGACAATCGCGCCGACCGCGAGGACCTGCTCGTCGTCACCGGAGCCGGCGGCTTCATCGGCGGCGCGCTGGTCCGCTACCTTCGCGACCTCGGCTTCAAGCGGATCCGAGCCGTTGACAAAAAGCCGGTCGCGCGGTGGTACCAACGAACGGCCGGCGTGGAGGAGCTGTGCGTCGACCTCTTTGATCGCCGCAACTGCGAGGTCGCCTGCCGCGACGCCGCCGAGGTCTACAACCTTGCCGCCGACATGGGCGGAATGGGCTTCATCGAACGGTTCCGCGTCGAGTGTCTTCGCAGCGTTCTGATCAACACCCACCTCACCGAAGCCGCCTACGAGGCGGGAGTGGGTCGGTACTTCTTCAGCTCCAGTGCCTGTGCGTACAACACCGAGCTTCAGAAGGACCCTCAAGTCCGAGCACTCAAGGAAGAAGATGCGTATCCGGCCATGGCGGAGCGCGGCTACGGCTGGGAGAAACTCTTCAGCGAGATGGTGTGCCAGGAGTACACCAGCGAACGCGGCATGTTCACGGCCATCGCTCGATTCCACAACGTCTACGGCCCGCTGGGCACCTGGGACGGTGGTCGAGAAAAGGCACCGGCGGCCATCTGCCGAAAAGTCATCGACGCCAAGCACGGCGGCGAGAAGGAAATCACGATCTGGGGCAGCGGCAAACAGACTCGCAGCTTCATGTACATCGATGACTGCGTCGCCGGAATCGATCGAATCATGCACGCCGACAACCTCAACGCCGTTCCCGTCAACCTTGGGAGCTCGAAGCTTGTGTCGATCAACGAGCTCGTCGACGAGGCCGAACGCATCGGCGGGATCGATCTCAAACGCAACTACGACCTCGACGCGCCGCAAGGCGTTGCCGGTCGCAACAGCGACAACACGTTCATCAAGGAAAAGATCGGCTGGGAGCCGACCATCACGCTCGCTGACGGGCTGAAGGAAACGTTCAACTGGATCGAGAGCCAGTATGTTGCCCGCAAGCGTGGCGAGCGCGTCGTCGCCGACGAGTCGCGGATGGGCGGCCACTGA